CCCCACAGCGTACGGTGATCCACTCCTCTCATTCCGGCGCCCTCGCCGGTGCGGAACGAGCCCAGCACCATGTGCCCGCCCAGCACAACGAGCAGTACCCCGGCGGCAATTCCCGCCACCCGGCCAAGGAGGTGGCCGACATAGTTTCCGGTAACAAGCCCCAGCAGAGGCATCAGCACATGAAAAAAAGCAACGAGCAGGCCCATTTGCAGCACATGAACAAGACGGATGCCTCTCATCCCGATTCCTACGCCAAGCGAAAAGGCATCCATGCCCAGAGCGATCGCCATAATTGCAATGGTTACGATCTGGCCCCAACCGGCCTGCACTTCCCCTATGCCCATCCCCATACCTCCATGTCCGAATATCTTGTACCATCACGATATGCGGACAAGAGGACAATCATTCTATTGATTGGAAAAAAGAGGGCTATTCAGCGTCGATCACTCGGCCCGCGGCGGCCTTCATCAGCCGATTCATAATGGCGGACCCGAGCCCTGTCTCCGGGCAAGCTTCAGCCAGGATATAAGTCGCTTCCGCTTCATCAAAGCGCCGCAGCGCGGCATAGAGGAAGCGGGCGGCCGTCTCCGGCGAGGCCAGCGGGCCGAGCGAGACGACACAGTCGGCGGCGCCGGCGGGATACAGGGGCAGATGCTCCTCGAAGAGGAGCATCCCCGTCGTCTCGCCGCGCCCGCGGGCCTCAGCCAGCAGGCCCGCCGCCGCCTTCGCCGCGCCCGCCGGCGAAGACCCCCGCACGACGCCGAGCCAGCCCCGCGGCGCGTAGTGCGCGTACTTCATGCCCGGCGCGCGCGGCGCCGGGCTGCCGTCCCCCGCCGCGTCCGGGGCGGGGCGGTCCGTAGCCTCCGCGGCTTCCTGCGGAGGCGTGAAATCAGGCGCCGCCGAAACGCCCGTGACGGCGGCTTCACCTGCGACGGCCGCCAGCTGCGCGGCCGTGATGCCGGGACGGAGCACGGCGACGGAGCCGTCCGGCTGCACCTGCACGACGGTCGACTCCAGACCGACGCCCGCGGCTCCGCCGTCCAGCACGCCGCCGATCTTGCCGGCAAGATCGTCCAGCACATGGCGGGCCAGCGTCGGGCTCGGCCGCCCGGAGCGGTTGGCGCTCGGAGCGGCGACCGGACATCCGGCTTCGGCCAGCAGAGCCAGCGCCACGGGATGGTCCGGCATGCGCACGCCGACCGTGTCCAGCCCTGCCGTTACGCGCGAGGACAGCACGCCGGCCCGGAGCGGCAGCACCACGGTCAGCGGACCGGGCCAGTAGGCGTCCATCAAGGCCGCCGCCAGTGTGGGCACTTCCGTCACAAGCTCTCCGAGCGCCGCCCGGTCGGCAATGTGGACAATCAGGGGATTGTCCGAAGGCCGTCCCTTGGCCTTGAAAATCGCCTCGACCGCCTCCGCATTCCGCGCGTCCGCCCCGAGGCCGTACACCGTCTCGGTCGGAAAAGCGACCGTATTCCCTGCCTTAAGCATCTCCGCCGCTTCCGCAATCGCCGCAACGTCCGCCGGGTTCCGTTCCCGTCCGGTTACCCCCTCCGCTCCGCTTAGCTTCCAATATTTTGTTTCCATGTTCACAGGCCTCCGTTCAAAAATAACGGCCCCACCGCGTGGGGCCGTTTATCTATAAGAAAATAGTAACATATCCGGCTGCAAAACAATAGAATCTATGCCCACAAACTGCTGATCCAACCTCCGATTTTTAGCAGCAGGTCCCAGACAAAGAACCGAACCTTCGGTTCCTCTCCGGCGGCCCCCGCTTGGGCCGCGGAATCCGGCTGCCGGTCACCCGCCAGCGCCGCCTGGCCTTCCTTTGCTTTTCCCGCGTCGCCCTTACCATCCGCAGACAACTTCGCGGCCTTGGCATCCCCTGCCGGTTTGGCCGCCGCATCCCCCGAACCCGCATCGATGAAGCAGAGCGGCGGGAACAGCACGCACCACCAATTTTGTCCCTTTCCTTCTCCTAGTGTTACGCGAAGAGCTTCATATTCCCCTGCGGGATAAACCGTCCCTCCGTACAGCTTGGTCGGAAACGGGACGACACCCAGCTCCACCTTATAGCCGTAGTCGATGCCGCGCTTGTCCAGTTCGCCGCCCACCAGCTTTTCCAGCTCCGGCAAATGATCTCGTATAACGGCACGCGCCTGATCGAGACTTTGAGGGTCCTCCAGTTCAGCGACCCACCCGTTCATCTGCTCCACAATGTTATCGCGGATCTGCCGCTTGACCAGCTGATCCTGCGCCCCGTCCGAATTGGCGAGAATCCGCAGCCGGATCGATTCCTGCGGAATGGGTCCGGCGCTTACGGCGGCATCGGTTTTTTGCCCTTCCCAGGCCATCATGACAAACATAAAGATACAAATTAAAATGGCAGTATACGTAAAGGTCTTACGCAGCGAATCTCCGGCAATTTCTCTTTTGACGTTCATTTGGGATACCCCTCTCCACTGGCTTCATGTCAGTCAGTATCCCCGGAAGGCGGAGCGTCCAAACCTATTAATCTATTTATTTTTGCTGCGCGCACGTACACTGTTCGTAGAGAACGGATCTTACTAGAGGAGGAAAAACTTTGAACCAAACCATCCGCTACCCCGCCCCCCCTGCTTCCCGGCGGCGTCATTGCCGTCACCGCACCTTCCAGTGGAGTCCGTCCGGAGTATGCCGGCTTATTTAATCAGGCCGCCGAACATGCGCAGGAGCTCGGATTTATCGTGAGGGCAGGCGCCGTTCTCCGCTCCCGGGCCAAATTGGCCCTCGCCCCGGCGGCTGAGCGGGCGGCCGAGCTTCAAGCTTTTTTGCTGGATGATACGGTCGATGTTGTAATGCCTCCATGGGGCGGCGAATTTCTGATGGAAATCCTGCCGCTCATGGACTGGGAGAAGCTGCGGACGGCGCCGCCGAAGTGGATGATCGGCTACTCGGATACAAGCACCTTCCTGTTTGCTTACACCCTGATGACCGGATGCGCGACCGCGCACGGCACCAATTTCATCGACCTGCGGGCCCGTCCGCTGGATGACGTTACCGCCCGCTGGCTGGACGTGGTTGGAACCAGGGCCGGCGGGACGGTTGCCCAGACCTCGTCGGCTATGTATCAGTCAGCCTGGGATATAACCAAGCCGGGCTTTATCCTGGATACGCCAACAAGCTGGCGGACGATCGCCCCGGGCGGCGGAAGCGGCGAAGACCCCGCCGTCTCTTTTGGCGGCAGACTCATCGGCGGCTGCCTTGAGACACTGACCACGCTGATCGGTACGCCTTACGCTCCGGTTCCCACCTTCATCCGCGATTACTGCGGTGAGGAAGGCACGGTCTGGTTCCTGGAAAGCTCGCAGCGGAACGCGGGCGATATTCACAGGCAGCTGTGGCAGATGAAAGAGTGCGGCTGGTTTGAGAACTGCCGCGGGCTTCTGTACGGCAGACCGGCGGGATACTCGCCCGTGCAGGATTTCGGCCTCGCCGACTCCTTGGAGCAGCTTGCGGGCGAGCTTGGCATTCCGGTCGTCTACGAGGCGGATATCGGACATGTGCCTCCCCAGTTGACACTCGTTAACGGAGCTTTCGCGGCAGTGACTGCCGGGGGAGGAAGAGGAACAGTTACAATGAGCTTTAACTAAGCGGGAGAAAGGTTCGCCGTCAGCAAAAACAACAAAAAACCGCCAGGCGCCTCTTTACAAAGGAGTCCTGGCGGTTGGGGTATTAGTCTTACAAGAGTCTTACAAGAATCTTATTAAGAAAGCGTCCGGATCATCCCTGTCTGGCCGGAGCCGTATACGAGGCCTTCGGCAAATCTTCTTCTTCCTCCTGCCCGTACAACCGCACGCTCATCACGAACCCGATGCTCGCCATATTGATCAGCAGCGAGGTTCCCCCGTAACTAATGAAAGGCAGGGTAATTCCGGTCAGCGGCATAAGTCCGATAAAAGCTCCGATATTCTCAAAAATCTGGTACAGCATCATGGCGACAATGCCGACAATAATGAACGGCCCGCCCCTGTCTCTGCATTCGAGTGCGATCAGAATCATCCTGTGGATCAGAATAAAGTACAGGAGCAACAGCACAGCCGAGCCCACAAAGCCGAATTCTTCCGCAATCTCTACGAAAATCGAATCCGAATAGGTGTAAGGGACCCGCTCCGACTGCACCGAGCTTCCTTCCATATAACCTTCGCCGCTCATTCCGCCGGAAGCTATTGCAAGCTTGGCGTTTTTCGTATGGTAGCTGGCCTTCGCGGACGCTTCATCCGGCATAAGCCAGGGGTCGAAGCGTTCCACCAAGTGGGGACGCAATTCATTCAGAAATTTCGAGATGGGTTCATGATAATGAATATATGAAAAAATACTGCCGCCCACCAGCCCGCCTGCAACCACCAGTCCGATCAGCGCATGGGAAAATTTAATGTTCCCGATCCAGAGCAGGCCACCGAGAATGACAATGTAGGAAAGCGCGTTTCCCAGGTCATTTTGCATGATGACAATACCGAAAGGAAGCAGCGTCAGCAGACCGAGCGGCACGATATCCCTCCAGAAATGGAGCCGGTTCTTGTTCTTCTTAAACAGGAAGGCCGCCAGAAACAAAATAAGGATCAGCTTGAACAGCTCCGCGGGCTGAAGGCTGAAGCCATTGAACTTGATCCAGCCCTTGGCGCCGTTCTCTTCCGCACCGATGAAGGTGACCAGCACGAGCAGTGCGATCCCGAACGAGTAAATATACACCGCGTACTTGATCAGCAGGCGATAGTCCAAAAACGTCAATCCGAAAAAGGCGATGAATCCCAAAATATAAAACTTCAACATTTTAATGTGAAAACCGTCCAGGCCCTGCCGGCCATGAGTCACACTGTATATCGAGAACAGACTGATCACCATCAACAACACAAGAACCACGACGATGACGCCGTCGATTTTTTTAAACTTCTGGAGCAATGCTCTGCCTCCCTGTGGTTTTACTGGCTTTGTCCGTACATCAGACTAAAATTTCTGGCCGCTTACTTTATTGTAAAGGAATGGGTTGCTAACGCGCAATCCCCAGCACATGGCGGGGAATGCCCGCGAGATCGGGAACGGTCACGATCTCGCTCCAATGCCCGGCCGCCGTAAGCAGGGCGGCCACCTGCTCCGCCTGCCCGAGCCCGAGCTCGAAGCCGACGAGGCGCGGCGGAGCCGGGAGCAGCCGAAGCTGCTCCATCATGCGGCGATACGGGTCCAGCCCGTCCTCGCCGCCGTCCAGTGCGGTGCGCGGCTCATGGTCGCGCACTTCGCGCTGAAGCCCGGCGATGTCCGCGCCGGGAATGTAGGGCGGGTTGGAGACGAGAATATCCGTCTCCAAGCCCTTGAACGGCTCGAGCAGGTCGCCGAGCCGCAGCTCCACCGCCGCGCCGAGACGCTCCGCGTTGCGGCCGGCCACGGCCAAGGCCGCCGGCGAGATGTCGCCGGCGAGCACCCGCCACGCCGGCGCTTCGGCCGCCAGCGTGACGGAGATCGCGCCGCTGCCCGCGCCGATGTCGATCGCGGTCAGGCGGCGAAACCCGCCGCATGTGACCGGCTTACCCGCATCGCCTGGTCCTGACTCGTCACTCATGCCTGCGGACAGCTTGACCGCATCACTCGATGCTACGCTCGGTCCTGCCTCGCCACGTACGCCTGCGGACAGCTTGCCCTCATAGCTTGGCGCCCCGCCCAACCGGCTCGCCGGTCCAGCCAGTCCATTCCCGTTATTCGCCTCTGTGCTCGGCTCGCCCGCAAGCTTCACCTCTCCCTCCGGCCACAGCTCCGCCGCATAGCCCAGCACCGCCTCCACGAGCAGCTCCGTCTCCGGGCGGGGAATCAGAACATCCGGCGTCACCTCAAAGGGGCGGCCGTAGAACTCCTGCTCACCGGTAATATACTGCACCGGCTCGCCGCTCGCCCTGCGGGTCACGGCGATCTCCCACTGCTCCCGTTTGTCCGCCGGAAAGGGTTCGGCCAAGGCCATGTAGTAAGCCGCGCCGGACAGGCCCAACAAATGCTCCAGCAGAAGCTGCGAGCTGCGCTGCGGCTCGCTGACGCCGAGACCGCTTAAAAAAGAAGAAGCCTCCGCAAAGGCTTCCCGGATGCTTTGCACCTGCGGCATGATATATGCGCTCTGTTTCAAAGCATTATTCTCCCTTTTCCAATATATCCGCCTGTTCCGCAATGGAGAGCGCCGAAATAATCTCTTCGATTTCACCGTTCATAACGGAATCCAGACGGTGCAGCGTCAGGCCGATCCGGTGATCGGTCACCCGGCTCTGAGGGAAGTTGTAGGTCCGAATCCGCTCACTGCGGTCTCCGGTGCCGACCTTGCTCTTGCGCTCACCGGCATACTTGGCTTCTTCTTCCTGCCGCATCATGTCGGAAATCCGGGCGCGCAGCACCTGAAGAGCCTTCTCTTTGTTGGAGTTCTGCGATTTGCCGTCCTGACAGGTCGCCACGATTCCCGTAGGAACATGCGTCACGCGGACTGCGGATTTTGTCGTATTAACCGACTGGCCTCCCGCGCCGCTGGAACAGAACGTATCCACGCGGATATCCTTGTCAAGGATTTCGATATCGACTTCCTCCGCTTCAGGCATGACCGCCACGGTCGATGTCGAAGTGTGAATCCGGCCGCCGGATTCCGTCGTCGGGATGCGCTGCACGCGGTGCGCGCCGCTTTCGTACTTCATTTTGCTGTAAGCTCCACGGCCGTTGATCATAAAGATGACCTCTTTAAAGCCGCCCAGATCGTTCGTATTGGCGTCCATCAGCTCCACGCGCCAGCCCTGGGTATCTGCAAAACGGGTGTACATACGGTACAGGTCGGAAGCGAACAAAGCCGCTTCGTCCCCGCCGGCCGCCCCCCGGATTTCGACAATTACGTTCTTGTCGTCGTTCGGGTCCTTTGGCAGCAGCAAGATGCGAATTTTCTCCTCCAGCTCAGTCTGGCGCTGCGACAATTCCTCGATTTCCATCTTCACCATGTCGCGCATTTCGTCGTCGAGCTTCTCGCCGAGCAACGTTTTGGCGGCGTCGAGCTCTTCCATCACATTTCTATATTCTGTATAAGCCTCGTAGGCGGGCTGCAGATCGGATTGTTCTTTGGAATAGTCCCTCAGTTTCTTACTATCGCTTGCAACATCCGGATCGCAAAGCAGTTCACTGAGTTTCTCATAGCGGTCCGCCAGAGATTGCAATCGGTCCAACAAGGGAATTCACCTCTTCAGTTCTTTTTTCATTTTAAATACAGTTTCACGACTTTATATTATATCACGAATTGGCTGATTTGGCTACATTTCGTCACCCGGCAGATTCGACCGTCCGTATCCCGATGCAGAGTTCAAAATCATAAGAAGAAACGGCTTCGCCGTCCTCTGGAAGAGGAAGGCATCCGTTTCTCGTAAAAATATCAGGTTAAGGATAAGCGCGAAGTTTATACTTTCTGATATTCAAAAAAGGCCATCCCGCGTTAATGTTGATATCACCGCGAAATGGCCTTCATCTGACTAACAAAACAAGCTTTATACGTTAAACCGGAAATGCATAACGTCTCCGTCCTGCACCACATATTCCTTGCCTTCAAGCCGAAGCTGGCCGCGCTCTTTCGCGCCGTTCATCGAACCTGCGGCAACCAGATCGTCGTAAGCCACCACTTCCGCGCGGATAAAGCCGCGCTCGAAGTCGGAGTGAATAACCCCGGCCGCTCCCGGCGCTTTGGTCCCTTTGCGGATCGTCCAGGCGCGAACCTCCTGCACACCCGCCGTAAAATACGTATACAGCCCAAGCAGCTTGTAAGCCGCTTTGATCAGACGGTTAAGGCCTGACTCTTCGAGGCCAAGCTCTTCCAGGAACATCGCCTTGTCTTCGCCTTCCAGCTCGGCGATTTCCGCCTCCACCTTTGCGCTGATCGGCACGACTTCCGCATTCTCGGCGGCGGCGAACTCGCGCACCTGCTTCACATACGGATTCTCTTCCGCTGTGGCAACCTCGTCTTCGCCGACATTGGCTGCGTACAGCACCGGCTTTAGCGTCAGCAAATGAAGATCGCGCACGATGAGATGCTCTTCCTCGTTCAGCTCCACGCTGCGGGCGGGCATATCGTTGTACAGCGCTTCTTTGACGCGCTCGAGCACTTCTACTTCCTGGGCGTACTGCTTGTTGCCGCCCTTCATGTTTTTGCGGGAACGGTCGATCCGTTTCTCCACACTCTCCACGTCAGCGAGAATCAGCTCCAGGTTAATCGTCTGGATATCGCTGATCGGATTAACCTTGCCGTCAACGTGGGTAACGTTCTCGTCCTCGAAGCAGCGCACGACATGGACGATGGCGTCCACCTCGCGGATATGTGCCAGGAACTTGTTGCCCAGCCCCTCGCCCTTGCTCGCTCCGCGCACCAGTCCGGCAATGTCGACGAACTCAAATGCGGTCGGCACCGTTTTGTTCGGCACAACCAGTTCAGTCAGCTTGTCGAGGCGCTCATCCGGAACTTCCACGACTCCGACGTTCGGGTCGATTGTGCAAAAAGGATAATTCGCGGACTCCGCACCCGCCTGCGTAATTGCATTAAACAACGTCGATTTGCCCACGTTGGGCAGACCTACGATACCCGCTTTCAAAGCCATATATATGACAACTCCCATTTTTCGTTAATTGACCAGTAAGTCTTGCGATCTAAACTATTATATATTAGAACAAACACCCCAGCAATACCGGGGGACGGAACCCTTAAAGAGACCAGAGGCGCTCCCCGCCTAACTAAGAAGAAACGGCTTCGCCGTCCTCTGGAAGAGGAAGGCATCCGTTTCTCGTAAAAATATCAGGTTAAGGATAATCGCGAAGCTTATACTTTCTGATATTTTAAAATAAACCGCCTATTCCCCGCACTGCCGGACAGGCGGCGTAAACGCCTTATTTCTGCGCCGGCTAACGCCTTATGCAGCTGACCTGTCCATTTCACAGATACAAATTCCAAAAAATGTCTTTCAAAGCGTGGACACTTCCACAAAACCGAGATATACGCGGCCAATCTATCCCCAGTCAGCATTATTACTATATATTGAAATCGTTCCGTTTATTTTATCAATATATAGAATCTTGGCTTCAAGGTGACTACCTTGTGCAGATGTCCACCTTTTAAAAGACATTCTCATAAAATGTCCTTGTTGAGAGAACGGTGTATGCAGAAAGGCCAACCGGCACCCCCGGCTGACCTAATCACATGAAGGACCTCACCCCACCCGGAGATCCTTCGTATTCTTCCTGCGGTGTGGGCGTCGCCCGCTCTTCACTGGCATTCCTTTTAATGTCGGCGAAGCCGAACGCGGCGCATCATGTTACAGATCCTTGGACATCGTAATGTCGGTCACTCCGAAGCCCATTTTTTTGTACAGCTCAAACGCACGTTGGTTCTGGCCGAACACATGCAGCCCGATCTTGCTGATATTCATGCTGCGGGCCTCTTCGTCGAGCGCCTGCATGGCCTGCTTGCCGTAGCCCTTGTCCTGGAACGGTTCATAAATATAAATGTCATAAATAAAAGCTTCCCGGCCGCGCCGGCCCTCGGTCACGTTGAACCAAATGTACCCGACATGGGTATCGCTCTCTTCTTCGACCACAGAGTACAGATAGGCGCCTTCGGTATGCAGCCCCCGGGGCAAAAAGCGCGTCATCGCCTCTTTGGACTGTTTCAGCGCGTTATCCGGTTCCCATGCTCCCGATTTCACTTTTTCTTCGGCATAGTCGCTGGTCGATTGACTCATGAAAAATTGAAACGTCGCTTCGTCCATTTGAACCAGTTTTATCATTATGATTAGACCTTCCTTATTTCGGTATTTAGATGCGCACCAGCCGGGGCGTTCCGCGCAAAGCCGCAACGGAGGAAACGCCGATGCCGAACATCACCGTCCGCAGCTCCAGCTCGGTCTGCGCAAGCGCCGCTTCCAGCGCTTCCTCCGATTCCACCGCCGGTCCAAGCAGATTTCGGCCAAAACCGGCCAGATCCGCGCCGAGGGCCAGTGTCTTGGCGGCGTCGACGCCGCTGCGGAGGCCTCCGCTGCCGATCAACGCGCCTTCAGGCGCCGCGGAGCGCACTTCGGCAATGCAATCGGCTGTCGGAATGCCCCAATCTGCGAACGCCTCAGCGGCGCCGCGCTTAACCGGATCGGCGCTGCGGAACTTCTCGACCTGGCTCCAGGACGTCCCGCCCGCTCCGGCCACATCGATGAAGGCGGCGCCGGCGCTGTACAGCTTAACCGCCGTCTCGCCGTCGATGCCCCAGCCGACCTCCTTGATGCCGACCGGAACTTCCAGGCTGCGGCATAAACGCTCAATCTTGGGCAGCAGCGAGCCGAATCCGGTATTGCCTTCAGGCTGGAACACCTCCTGGAGGCCGTTTAAATGCAGCACCAGCCAGTCGGCACCGGCGATTTCCACCGCCCGGCGGCAGTCGTCTACGCCGAAGCCGTAGGACAGCTGCACCGCTCCGAGATTCGCGATGACCGGAACATCCGGCGCCCGGTCCCGTACCCGGAATGTAGTCTCAAGCTCCGGCCGTTCCACCGCAGCCCGGACTGAACCGACGCCCAGCGTCCAGCCGCGTACCTGGGCCGCCTCGGCCAGCCGCGCATTGATCTCGCCGGTCGCGGCGCTGCCGCCGGTCATCGAGCTGATCAGCAGAGGTGTGCGCAGACTCCGGCCGAGAAAAGAGGTGTTCAGCATGATATCGTCAAAGTTCAGCTCCGGCAGCGCATTATGCCGGAACCGGTAATGTTCGAAGCCCGTGGTAATACCTTGGCCTGCGACGTCTTCATTCAGGCAAAGCCGCACGTGTTCGATCTTGCGCCCTCCGGTCGTTCCTTCCGGTATATGTTCATTATTCATATTAATCGGCACTTGGCCTTTCATCAATTTTTTGTTCCTGCTGTCATAGTATAGCACAACCAAGTAAGTGAATTTAACAGCTTCATCCGCACCTAAGCCCGGATAAGCGTTGTTTTTCAACTGGTCAATGGTGCATCAACAGCATAGGCGGCATATCAGATGGCAGCCATTCTGCTTCACCGGTTTCCTCCTGGCGGTAATAATAAATAGCTGGACGAAACGGACAACCGCTGCACACCTTTTTTCAGGAGGAACCTTCTATGAATCCAAGCCGCTCCAACAATCATTCAATAAATGAAAGTCCGCCCGCAATCCTTTCGAATCGCCCTTCTAAACGGAACTATTCCGGACATTTCTCAAGACGCCCTCTTAAATGGACATTGGCCGTTATTACCACTCTTCTTCTCTGGCTGATCGGCGTGATGATCTATCAGACGCACAAGCCGCTGCCTCCCGGCCTTTCGTTCGAAAGCCCTTTGTACCGTGTAGAGAACGTAACGTTATGGCAGGATCTGACTTACCCGGACGGCAGTCCGGAAGGCAGGCATGAGAGCGGTATTTTGCCGAGAATTCTGCAAATTATTGACGAATCCAGACAATTTCTGATTGTCGATATGTTCCTGTTCAACAATTATACGCATAAAGGGCAGCATTTCCCCCCGGTAAGCCGTACGCTCGCCGACAAGCTGATTGCCCACAAAACGAAATACCCGAATATGGATATCGCGTTCATCACGGACGAAGTTAATACAAACTACGGCTCCGCCCCCAATGCCCTGCTCGAAAAAATGAAACAAGCGGGCATCAACGTCATCGTTACCAATGTCGATCCTTTGCGGGATTCGACTCCCGCTTACTCCGCCGTCTGGCGCACATTCATCCAGTGGTTCGGGCAATCCGGCAAGGGCTGGGTTCCCAATCTAATGGCAAACAACGGACCGGATATTACCGTAAGGTCCTATTTAAAGCTGCTGAACGTCAAGGCTAATCACCGAAAAACCGTCGTCAGCGAACGCTCGGCACTGATCAGTTCGGCCAACGTGCACGACGCAAGCGCCTATAATTCCAATATCGCGCTTGAGGTGCAGGGACCGGTTATCGCGGATATTGTGCGGACGGAGCAGGCCGCGGCGGATTTGTCCGGTGCGGGTCCGCTGCTGAAGACACAGCCATTCTTTCCACAGTCTCCGGCTAACGGCGGCAGTCCGGTGGACATTCGTTATTTAACGGAAGGGAAAACATACAAATATGCGCTTCAGGCTCTCCGCAGCTCGTCCAAGGGTGACACGGTATGGGTGGGCATGTTCTATCTCGCCGACGACACCATTATAGACGAACTGGTAAAGGCCTCGGAACGGGGAGCTTCCGTGCGGCTTCTGCTGGACCCGAACCAGAACGCTTTTGGGCGCAGCAAAATCGGCATTCCCAACCGCCCCGTGGCCTTGGAGCTGAACCGCAGGTCAGGCGGACAAATATCCATCCGCTGGTATAACACAACAAAAGAGCAGTACCATACGAAACTGCTCTTTGTGGACAAAGAAAGCGGCAAGTCCATCGCAATCGGCGGCTCTGCCAATTTTACGGCCCGCAATCTGGACGATTATAATCTTGAGAACGATCTGTGGGCCGCATTTGACTCCAGCCAGCCGATTTACGGGCAGCTTGACGCTTATTTCAACCGGCTGTGGAACAATGAAGGGGCCGAGTACAGTCTGCCGCCGGCAAGCTATCAGAGCGAAATCACCTGGCTGAAATATGCCATCATGCGTATTCAGAACGCACTGGGTTTAACGACGTACTAGATAGAGTTCTTTGACCGGTCATGGCAGCCGGTGTACGGATAGAAAGAACTTCGCGCCGCTTCTTTACAGCAGCGGCGACATCAGCCTTGCCGCAGACTCCAGCAGCCGCTCCAGCAGCCGCTTATCCATAAACTTCTCGTGGATAATCTCCGATGTAGACAGCAAGTCGCGCTCGAAGTCGGCGACGATGCGCTTGACGCTCTCGGTCTGCAGCAGCAGCGCATTGACCTCGAAGTTCAAATGGAAGCTGCGCATATCCATATTGGCCGTGCCGATCGTGGCAATTTCGCCGTCAATGATGAGCAGCTTGGAATGAATAAACCCTTTTTCATACTCGAAAATTTTGACGCCCGCTTCCAGCAAGGCCGGGAAATAGGAATGGGACGCGAGAAACGGCAGCCATTTGTCCGGCTTGGCCGGGAACAGCAGACGCACATCCAGCCCGGAGAGAGCCGCGACGCGCAAAGCCGTGTAAATATCCTCGTCGGGGATAAAATAAGGCGATGCAATCCAGACCGACTTCTCGGCCGAGGTGATCATGGAGAAGAAAATATTTTTGAGCGCTCGCCTCTCGTTGTCCGGGCCGCTCGCGATAATCTGCACCGCGCCCCCGCCCCCGGTATACCGGAGCTGAGGCGACAAATAATCCTGCTCCAGGATCTGCTCGCCGGTCGTGTGCATCCAGTCCAGCAGAAAAATAATCTGCATCGTCCGCACCGCCTCGCCCCGCACCAGCATATGCGTGTCGCGCCAGAAGCCGTAGGTTTTGCTGCGGCTCAAGTACTCGTCGCCCACATTAAGCCCGCCCATGAAGCCGACATCGCCGTCGATGACCACGATTTTACGGTGATTCCGGTAGTTGACCCGGCTGGAGAAAAAGGTCTTTGATCTGCCGTACGCCGCAACCTTTACCCCCGCGTCTCTTAAAGCCTTAAGGAAACTCTGGGACAGATG
This region of Paenibacillus sp. URB8-2 genomic DNA includes:
- the prfA gene encoding peptide chain release factor 1, with the protein product MLDRLQSLADRYEKLSELLCDPDVASDSKKLRDYSKEQSDLQPAYEAYTEYRNVMEELDAAKTLLGEKLDDEMRDMVKMEIEELSQRQTELEEKIRILLLPKDPNDDKNVIVEIRGAAGGDEAALFASDLYRMYTRFADTQGWRVELMDANTNDLGGFKEVIFMINGRGAYSKMKYESGAHRVQRIPTTESGGRIHTSTSTVAVMPEAEEVDIEILDKDIRVDTFCSSGAGGQSVNTTKSAVRVTHVPTGIVATCQDGKSQNSNKEKALQVLRARISDMMRQEEEAKYAGERKSKVGTGDRSERIRTYNFPQSRVTDHRIGLTLHRLDSVMNGEIEEIISALSIAEQADILEKGE
- the ychF gene encoding redox-regulated ATPase YchF, with the protein product MALKAGIVGLPNVGKSTLFNAITQAGAESANYPFCTIDPNVGVVEVPDERLDKLTELVVPNKTVPTAFEFVDIAGLVRGASKGEGLGNKFLAHIREVDAIVHVVRCFEDENVTHVDGKVNPISDIQTINLELILADVESVEKRIDRSRKNMKGGNKQYAQEVEVLERVKEALYNDMPARSVELNEEEHLIVRDLHLLTLKPVLYAANVGEDEVATAEENPYVKQVREFAAAENAEVVPISAKVEAEIAELEGEDKAMFLEELGLEESGLNRLIKAAYKLLGLYTYFTAGVQEVRAWTIRKGTKAPGAAGVIHSDFERGFIRAEVVAYDDLVAAGSMNGAKERGQLRLEGKEYVVQDGDVMHFRFNV
- a CDS encoding GNAT family N-acetyltransferase, yielding MIKLVQMDEATFQFFMSQSTSDYAEEKVKSGAWEPDNALKQSKEAMTRFLPRGLHTEGAYLYSVVEEESDTHVGYIWFNVTEGRRGREAFIYDIYIYEPFQDKGYGKQAMQALDEEARSMNISKIGLHVFGQNQRAFELYKKMGFGVTDITMSKDL
- the fni gene encoding type 2 isopentenyl-diphosphate Delta-isomerase, translated to MKGQVPINMNNEHIPEGTTGGRKIEHVRLCLNEDVAGQGITTGFEHYRFRHNALPELNFDDIMLNTSFLGRSLRTPLLISSMTGGSAATGEINARLAEAAQVRGWTLGVGSVRAAVERPELETTFRVRDRAPDVPVIANLGAVQLSYGFGVDDCRRAVEIAGADWLVLHLNGLQEVFQPEGNTGFGSLLPKIERLCRSLEVPVGIKEVGWGIDGETAVKLYSAGAAFIDVAGAGGTSWSQVEKFRSADPVKRGAAEAFADWGIPTADCIAEVRSAAPEGALIGSGGLRSGVDAAKTLALGADLAGFGRNLLGPAVESEEALEAALAQTELELRTVMFGIGVSSVAALRGTPRLVRI
- a CDS encoding phospholipase D family protein, yielding MNPSRSNNHSINESPPAILSNRPSKRNYSGHFSRRPLKWTLAVITTLLLWLIGVMIYQTHKPLPPGLSFESPLYRVENVTLWQDLTYPDGSPEGRHESGILPRILQIIDESRQFLIVDMFLFNNYTHKGQHFPPVSRTLADKLIAHKTKYPNMDIAFITDEVNTNYGSAPNALLEKMKQAGINVIVTNVDPLRDSTPAYSAVWRTFIQWFGQSGKGWVPNLMANNGPDITVRSYLKLLNVKANHRKTVVSERSALISSANVHDASAYNSNIALEVQGPVIADIVRTEQAAADLSGAGPLLKTQPFFPQSPANGGSPVDIRYLTEGKTYKYALQALRSSSKGDTVWVGMFYLADDTIIDELVKASERGASVRLLLDPNQNAFGRSKIGIPNRPVALELNRRSGGQISIRWYNTTKEQYHTKLLFVDKESGKSIAIGGSANFTARNLDDYNLENDLWAAFDSSQPIYGQLDAYFNRLWNNEGAEYSLPPASYQSEITWLKYAIMRIQNALGLTTY